A stretch of Bacteroides sp. DNA encodes these proteins:
- the glmM gene encoding phosphoglucosamine mutase: protein MTLIQSISGIRGTIGGKPGEGFSPVDVLKFSGAFGMWLKSRFPEERLRVVVGRDARISGPVVNKIVTSVLQSMGIDIVDGGISTTPTIAMAVGFFQANAGIIITASHNPKNWNALKLLNEHGEFLTAEQGEEMNRFLDWNAFDFVPIEKFGHYSKEDGMIEMHIEKILSLPIVDVEAIREANFRIVVDGVNSSGGLAVPLLLEALGVKTIHEIYCEPNGIFPHNPEPLPENLIELSAEVVNKNAHLGIAVDPDVDRLALVCEDEEMFGEEYTLVAVADYVLSQTPGNTVSNLSSTQALAEVTREHGQEYFSSAVGEVNVVEAMKKHHAVIGGEGNGGVIYPALHYGRDALVGIALYLSLLARSGKTCTVLKKKYPEYYISKNKIELPAEVNLDMIFNKIIEKYAKHPIDQTDGAKILFDKEWVHLRRSNTEPIIRIYCESDSLVKAEHLGKKVIMDISELLKGEED from the coding sequence AAGTTCTCGGGAGCTTTTGGCATGTGGCTCAAGAGTCGCTTTCCTGAAGAACGCCTCAGAGTCGTTGTGGGACGCGACGCCCGCATTTCAGGCCCAGTTGTTAATAAGATCGTGACCTCTGTGCTGCAGTCGATGGGCATTGATATTGTTGACGGGGGGATTTCCACCACTCCGACCATTGCCATGGCTGTAGGTTTCTTTCAGGCCAACGCAGGCATCATAATCACAGCAAGCCATAACCCCAAAAACTGGAACGCCCTCAAATTGCTTAACGAGCACGGGGAATTTCTTACTGCTGAACAGGGTGAAGAAATGAACCGGTTTCTGGACTGGAATGCTTTTGATTTTGTTCCTATCGAGAAATTTGGACACTATTCTAAAGAAGATGGCATGATCGAGATGCACATCGAGAAGATCCTTTCCCTGCCCATTGTCGATGTTGAAGCTATCCGGGAAGCCAATTTCCGGATTGTGGTGGATGGGGTCAATTCTTCCGGTGGTCTGGCTGTTCCTCTCTTACTGGAAGCTTTGGGCGTCAAAACCATTCATGAGATTTATTGTGAGCCCAATGGCATTTTCCCGCATAACCCCGAACCGCTTCCCGAAAATTTAATAGAACTTTCTGCGGAAGTTGTCAATAAGAATGCCCATTTGGGTATTGCTGTTGACCCAGATGTAGACCGGCTGGCGCTGGTATGCGAGGATGAAGAAATGTTTGGCGAAGAATATACCCTTGTGGCTGTAGCCGATTATGTGCTTTCACAGACGCCGGGAAACACCGTCAGCAATCTTTCCTCCACACAGGCGCTGGCTGAGGTTACACGTGAGCACGGTCAGGAATATTTTTCAAGCGCCGTTGGTGAAGTGAATGTGGTTGAAGCCATGAAAAAACACCATGCCGTCATTGGCGGTGAAGGTAACGGAGGCGTTATTTATCCTGCGTTGCACTATGGACGAGATGCCCTTGTCGGAATTGCCCTTTACCTCTCTCTCCTCGCGCGTTCTGGAAAGACTTGTACCGTACTTAAGAAAAAATATCCCGAATATTACATCTCCAAGAATAAGATCGAACTTCCTGCTGAGGTAAACCTCGATATGATCTTTAACAAGATCATTGAAAAGTATGCCAAGCATCCCATTGATCAGACCGATGGCGCCAAGATTCTTTTTGATAAGGAATGGGTGCACCTGAGGCGTTCAAATACCGAACCCATCATTCGCATCTATTGCGAAAGCGACAGCCTCGTAAAGGCTGAACACTTGGGGAAAAAAGTGATTATGGACATCAGTGAATTGCTCAAAGGGGAAGAAGACTAG